ATGTGTTCGAAGCCTGCATGCAGAACCTTCCCGATGCGACGGCGAGGGTATTCGCGATGCGTGAGTTTCTCGGCCTGGAGGCCGCCGACATTTGTAAGGAACTGGGCATCACCTCGTCTAATTGCTGGGTGATACTGCATCGTGCGCGGATGCAGTTGCGTATTTGCCTACAGCAGCGCTGGTTTGGAAAGGATGAGCTCACATGATGTCATGCAAACTGGCGACACATTTGTTGTCGCAACAACTGGATCGCAAGCTGAGCAGGCGCGAGACCATGTCACTGAATTTTCACTTGATGATGTGCAGGGGCTGCACCAACTTCAAGGAAAACATGGCCTTCTTGCGCGAGGCGTGCGAATTTGTCGCCGGCGAAGCCGCGATCGAGAAAATCTAGACGAAAGGTTCAATTATGCTGGCAATCATCGGCGGCACCGGCGTCTACCAACTCGACGGCATCGAAAGTTTGGAAACACTGCAGGTCACGACGCCGTTCGGGCCGCCCTCGTCCGCGATCCTGCGCGGGCGCTTCGGCCGGCACCCGGTCCTGTTTCTGGCTCGGCACGGCGAGCAACACCAACTCCTGCCCCATGAAGTGAACTATCGCGCGAACGTCTATGCGCTCAAGGCGCTTGGTGCGACGCAGATCGTCGGCATCTCCGCCGTCGGCAGCCTGCGCGAGGAGATCGCGCCCGGCGAGCTGGCGCTACCGGCCCAGTATTTCGACTGGACGCGCGGCCGCCGCGCTTCGACCTTTTTCGGAGAAGGCGTCGCCGCGCACGTGTCGACTGCCAACCCAGTGAGCGGTGAACTCGTCCGCTGGATAGCCGCGCACGCCCGGCGCCTCGGTATTTCGCTTCACACCGGCGCGACCTATGCCTGCGTCGAAGGGCCGCGCTTGGGTACCCGCGCCGAGAGCCAGTTCCTGCGTCAGGCGGGATGTGATCTCGTCGGCATGACGAACGTTCCGGAAGCCTTCCTCGCGCGCGAAGCCCAGATCTGCTACGCGACGATTGGCATCGCCACGGATTATGACTGCTGGATGGAGGATCCATCGAAGCACGTCACTGTCAGCGCCATTTTCACGCTGTACCGGGAAAGCCTAAAGAAAGTCAGGCTTCTGCTGGAATCGATGCTGGCCGACGAGCTGCCGGCGGAAGAACCGGAAATCCGCGGTGCGCTATCGCACGCCATGCTGACGCCGGAAGCGGCGCTGAGCGATGCGCACAAGGAGTGGCTGGAAGTCCTGAGGCGCTGAATGGGCGCTGTGCTTTTCTCTTTTCGTAATCCCGTGTAAGAAATTGGTGGCAGCTTTCGTCTAAGGATTACCCTTTGTTCAAGAGACAACGTCATGCATGCCACTCTACCCCTCCTGCGCGCAACGGACTTCCCTGCGCTTCGCCGGAAAACTCTCGACGCCCTGCAGGTCAACCTCGGTTACCGATGCAACCAGACTTGCCAGCACTGTCATGTCAACGCCGGTCCAAACCGCAAGGAAATGATGGACGGCGACACCGTCGACCTGGTGCTGCAGGTGTTGCGTGCACGTCGTTTGAGTACGCTCGACCTGACCGGCGGGGCGCCGGAAATGAACGAACATTTCCGGCGCCTGGTGCGCGGCGCGCGTGGACTCGGCGTTCGCGTGATCGACCGTTGCAACCTGACGATCCTGTCGGAGCCCGGACATGAGGACCTCGCGGAATTCCTGGCCGGGCAGCAAGTTGAGGTGACCGCGTCTCTACCCTGCTATTCGCAGGCCAACGTCGACAAACAGCGCGGCGATGGTGTCTTCGAGCGCAGTATCGGCGCCTTGCAGCGCCTGAACTCCCTGGGCTACGCACGTGCGGGAAGCGGCCTGATTCTCAACCTGGTCTATAACCCCCAGGGTCCGGCCCTGCCGCCGGGGCAGCACCAACTGGAAGCCGATTACAAGCGCGAGCTCGACAGTCATTTCGGGATCGAATTCAACCAGCTCTTTGTACTCGCCAACATGCCAATCCAGCGCTTCGGCAGCATGCTGATCTCGAAGGGCCAGTTTTCGGCCTACATGCGCCTGCTCAAGGACAACTACAGCGCGGCGAACGTGGGCGCGGTGATGTGCCGCACCCTCGTCAGCGTCGACTGGCAGGGCTACCTGTACGACTGCGATTTCAACCAGATGCTGAACCTGCCGCTCCGGCTCGACGACAGCATGCGCCCGCATCTGCGCGACCTGCTCGGGCACGATGTCGACGGCCAGCCCATCGTCGTTGCCGACCATTGCTACGGATGCACGGCCGGCCAGGGCAGCAGCTGCGGCGGCGCCCTGGCTGCCTGAGCGGCCAAAGCTCGCAAGGACGCCACAATGAAAACAAACAGGATCGCCATCCTGCTGCTGATCGCCGCGGCCGTTGCCGCCTATTTCATCTTCGATCTTGGGCGCTATGCCAACCTTGGTTTCCTGAAATCCAGCCAGGACGCCTTACGCGCCAGCTACGATGCCCATCCCATGCAGAGCATCGCGGCCTTTGCCGCGCTCTACATCCTCGCCACTGCCCTTTCCGTACCCGGTGCAGCGCTCATGACGCTGGCTGGCGGGGCCATTTTCGGCCTCGGTCTGGGTGCACTGATTGTCTCGTTCGCCGCCAGCATCGGCGCTACCCTCGCCTTCCTGGCGTCACGCCATCTGCTGCGTGACTGGGTTCGGGCCCGCTTTGGGCGCAAACTCGATACGATCGACCACGGTGTCGAGCGCGACGGCCCATTCTACCTGTTCACGCTGCGGCTGGTTCCGCTGTTCCCTTTCTTCGCGATCAACCTGCTGATGGGGCTGACGCCGCTTCGCACCTGGACCTATTATTGGGTCAGCCAACTTGGCATGCTGCCCGGCACGCTCCTTTACGTCAACGCCGGCACCCAGCTCGCTCGCGTGAGAAGCGTGCACGACATCCTGTCGCCCACGCTGCTTGGCTCTCTGGTGCTGATCGGATTGCTCCCGCTCATGGCAAATAAGGTCTTGCAAGCATCGAAAGCACGCAAAATCTACCGGAAATGGACCAGGCCACGCAGCTTCGACCGCAACCTGGTCGTGATCGGTGCCGGCGCGGCCGGCCTGGTGACAGCCTATATCGCGGCGGCGGTCAAGGCCAGGGTAACGCTGGTCGAAAGCGGCAAGATGGGCGGTGACTGCCTCAATTACGGCTGCGTCCCTTCAAAAGCCCTGATCCGTTCGGCCCGGTTCGTGCACCAGGCCCGGCAGGCGCCCTCGCTCGGTATCGCCAGCGCCGATCTCGAGGTCGATTTTGCGGACATCATGGCCCGCGTACAGCGCGTCATCCGGACGATAGCACCGCACGATTCGGTCGAGCGCTACCAACAGCTGGGCGTCGATGTCATGCGCGGCCACGCCAGGATCGTTTCGCCATGGGAAGTCGAGATTGACGGCAAGGTGCTGACGACCCGCGCCATCGTCATTGCTACTGGCGCGCGTCCCATTGTGCCGCCCATCCCCGGTCTAGACGACGTCGGCTACCTGACCTCGGACACGCTGTGGACCTTGACCACGCTGCCAAAACGCCTTGTCGTGCTTGGGGGCGGCCCGATCGGCTGCGAACTGGCGCAGGCATTCGCTCGCCTCGGAAGCCAGGTAACGCAAGTCGAAAAATCCGCTCGCTTGCTCGCGAGGGAAGATCCGGAAGTATCCGCACTGGTCGAGCGGGCGCTGACAGCCGACGGTGTCACGGTATTGACCGGCTACCAGGCCGTGCGGTGCCAGCGCGAGCCGGATGGCGGCAAGACGCTGCTTGTCGAGCGCGCGGACAGTGAAGGCAAGGGCGAGACGGCGACCGCAATCGGTTTCGACGTCCTGCTCTGCGCCGTGGGCCGCGTCGCCCGCACCGAAGGTTTCGGGCTGGAAGAACTGGGAATCCCGACCACGCAGAAGAAGACGATCGAGACCGACGCCTGGCTGCAGACCCTCTTCCCCAACATTTATGCCTGCGGCGACGTCGCCGGTCCCTACCAGTTCACCCACACAGCCGCGCATCAGGCCTGGTACGCGGCCGTCAACGCCCTGTTTGGCGGCATCAAGCGATTCAAGAGCGACTACTCGGTCATCCCATGGTGCACGTTCACCGATCCGGAAGTCGCACGCGTCGGCCTATCGGAAACCGAGGCGAGGGAGCAGCAGGTGGAGTACGAAGTCACCCGCTTCGATCTCGCTGAACTCGACCGCGCCGTCGCCGAGGAAGCGCCGCGCGGCTTTGTGAAGGTACTCACGGTGCCGGGCAAGGACAAGATTCTCGGCGCCACCATCGTTGGCGAACACGCAGGCGACCTGATGGCCGAATACGTTCTGGCGATGAAGCACGGTATCGGCCTGAACAAGATCCTCGGCACCATCCACATCTATCCGACCCTGGCCGAAGCGAACAATTATGCGGCGGGCGAATGGAAACGCGCCCACGCCCCCCAGCGGCTGCTTGCTTGGGCCGCCCGCTTCCATGCCTGGCGCCGCCGGGCCAACATGTCGCTCGAGAACCCATGAAACTGTCAATTATCGTTCCTGTCCTCGACGAGGCGCGCCAGATGCCTGCCTTGCTCGAGTCCCTGGCCCCGTTCCGGTCAAGGAACGTCCAGGTGGTACTCGTCGACGGCGGCAGCGCTGATGGCTCGGCCGAACTGGCCGAGCGCGCCGGTTTTCATGTCGTCCGCTCGGCCAAGGGGCGCGCCCTGCAGATGAATGCCGGTGCCGCTGCCGCAAGTGGCGACGTATTTTTGTTCCTGCATGCCGACACGCGCCTGCCGGCCTGCGCCGACGCGCTCGTCCTTAAGGCCATCATGGCATCCACCCGAGCTTGGGGGCGCTTCGACGTGCAGATCGACGGGCGCCCGGCGATGCTCGCGTTGGTCGGCTTCATGATGAACTGGCGCTCGCGCCTGACAGGCGTCGCTACCGGCGACCAGGCCATGTTCGTCCGGCGCGACACATTCCGCGAAGTAGGCGGATTTCCGCTGCAACCGCTGATGGAAGACATCGAGCTGTCGCGCCGTCTGAAGCGCATTTCCACGCCGCTGTGCCTGCGCGCGTGCGTAAAGACCTCGGGGCTGCGCTGGGAAACGCGCGGCGTCTGGCCGACCATCCTCCTGATGTGCACTTTGCGCCTGCGCTACTGGCTCGGGGCGCCAGCCGAACGGCTCGCGAAGGCATACCGATGAATTCCTCATGTGCATTGATCGTGTTCGCCAAGGCGCCGATTCCCGGATACGCGAAGACCCGACTGGCGCGCGTCATCGGCAACGAAGCGGCGGCACGCCTGGCGGGACGCATGCTTGTCGAAACCGTCAACAATGCGGTCGCGGCCGATGTCGGTCCGGTCGAGCTGTGCTGTGCGCCTGACGAGAGCCATCCAGCCTTTCTCGGCGCAGCCGCCACGCACGGCCTTGCATTGACGCCGCAAGGGACCGGCGACCTCGGCGTTCGCATGCACCGGGCGCTGGAGCGTACACTGCGCGCGTATCCGCGCGCGCTGCTGATCGGCACGGACGCCCCCGGACTGGGCCCACAGCAGTTGCGCGATGCGGCGCGACTGCTGCGGTCGCACCAAGCGGTGTTCGGGCCCGCGGCCGACGGCGGCTACGTGCTGGTCGGGCTGTCGGCGCCCCATCCGGGCCTGTTCGAAGAAATTGAGTGGAGCACGCCACGCGTAATGGCGCAGACCCGCGAGCGTGCAGCCCAGCTTGGCCTCGCATTGGGCGAGCTGCCGACCCTGGCCGATGTCGACGAACCGGCAGACCTGATTCACGTTCCAAAGGAATGGTTGGAATGAACACAATGTACAAGAACATCATCGTTGCCATCGGATTGTCCGTCGCCTCCGCTGCGGGGGCGTCCGGACTGGCACTTCCCGCTTTCTCGACGATGGCCGTGGGTGGCGCAATCGATGGCTGGCAACTGGTCAGGCCGGCGCCGAAGGCGAACGATACCCGCTACAGCTTGACATCGGACGCGGGCGTCGCTGTCTTGAAGGCCGAGGCCGACCACTCGATGTCCGGCCTGATCCATTCGGTGCGCGTCGACGTTCGCCAGACGCCGCTGCTGCGCTGGCGCTGGAAAATCGGCGCGCCGGTCAGGACCGCCGACATGCGCCAGAAAAACGGCGACGACTACGCGGCGCGGATCTATGTACTGTTCGACTACCCAGCCGAGAAGCTGCCGTTCGGCACGCGCGCGAAGCTGAAGCTGGCTGAAACATTGTATGGCCAGAAAATCCCGACCGCGGCCCTCAACTACGTTTGGGATAACCGCTATCCAGTCGGCACCATCCAACCAAACGCCTACACCGACCGGGCTCGCATGGTCGTGGTCGAGACCGGCAGTGCACGGGCCGGGGAGTGGATAACGGAAACGCGCGACTTGGCGGCCGACTTTCGCGCCGCGTTCGGCGAAGAGGCGCCGGACGTCGTCGCCATCGCGCTGGCCACCGATACCGACAACACCGGCGAAAGCGCAGTTGCCTGGTACGGGGACATCGAGCTCTTGCCGCGCAAATAATTGTAAGAAAGGCCTCATGCCGTTCGTCTACGGCAGGTAAAGCAAAGCCGCTTCCACCCACCGGAGATTTTTCGTCATGCACGACCTTGTCCAGGACTATTATGGCCGCCAACTGCAAAGCTCGGCCGACCTGAAGACCACCGCCTGCTGCGACATCAGCCAGGTTCCAGCCTGGCTGAAGCCGCTTCTTGCGCGCATCCACCCGGAAGTCCTGTCGCGATATTACGGCTGTGGCCTGGTGTGCCCTCCCCTCTTGCGGGGTTGTCGCGTGCTCGACCTCGGTTGCGGTTCTGGACGCGACGTGTATGCGCTGGCCCAACTGGTGGGGCCCGAGGGCGAAGTGGTCGGTGTCGACATGACGAAGGCCCAGCTCGAGGTCGCCGAGCGCCACCATGCACATCAACATGCCGCGTTTGGCTTCGACAACGTACGGTTCATTCACGGCTATATCGAACGGCTCGACGAACTTGGCCTGGAGCCGGGCAGCTTCGATGTGATCGTGTCGAACTGTGTCGTGAATTTGTCGCCGGACAAGGATGCGGTGTTTGCCGGGGTGCACCGCTTACTCAAGCAGGGAGGCGAATTCTATTTCTCGGATGTGTACGCGGACCGGCGCGTGCCACCTGCAGTGCGTAACGATCCGGTGCTGTATGGCGAATGCCTCGGCGGCGCACTGTACTGGAACGATTTCCTGCGCCTGGCGCAGTCCCATGGTTTAGCCGACCCGCGCCTGGTCGACGACCGTCCATTGGCAGTGGCCGATAGCGAGCTGGCTGCGCGGACCGGCAATATCCGATTCTTTTCTGCTACCTACCGGCTGTTCAAGCTGGACGGGCTGGAAAGCGCGTGCGAGGACTATGGCCAAGCCGTCGTCTACCGCGGCGGCATCCCCGATTACGAGCACCGCTTCGTGCTCGACAAGCACCACGACATCGAAGCTGGCCGCGTATTTCCCGTCTGCGGCAACACTTGGCGCATGCTGCATGACACGCGCTTTCGCGCCCATTTCGATTTCATCGGCGACTTCAGCCGCCATCACGGCTTGTTCACGGGCTGCGGCGGAGGCCAGCCATTCGACGACAGTGTCGCAAGCACATCCGGCGCCTGCTGTTGAGAAATAAGGAGCCCGGACGATGGCAATCATATTGATGGTCGCGCTGTGTTTGGCTTTCTGGAACGGCGCAAACGATAATTTCAAGGGCTTCGCGACGGCGTGGGGCTCGGAAACCCTGAGCTATCGTAAGGCCCTCCTCATGGCGACGCTTGCCACCGTGGGTGGCAGCCTGATGTCGATGGTGTTGGCGCATGAGCTTGCGCAGCAATTTTCGGGCAAGGGCCTGCTGCCGGATGCCATCGTTAGTGGCCCGCGATTTCTGTTGAGTGTCGGTATCGGCGCCGCTCTCACGGTCGTGATTGCCACGCGCGCCGGCCTGCCGATTTCGACCACACATGCGCTGATCGGGGGCCTGGTCGGCGCAGGACTAGCCGCAAGTCCCAATCAAGTGCAATTCGGCAGGCTGTGGAATACGTTTCTGCTGCCCTTGCTGTTCAGCCCGATCGTCGCGGCCTTGATGGGCATGCTTGCGTACCGCCTTATACTTAGGCCGCTTCAACAGGAGTGCGTTTGCGTGCAAATGCCGCAGCCTGAACTGAGCACCACCGGTGAGGCCGCGCTTAGCGTAACGGAGTCTTTCCTGGTCATCGACAAGGAAGTCGTCTGCGATGCCCTGCCTGCGCCGGTGATCAGGTGGTCGATTGCTCGATTTCTCGATCACCTGCACAGCGCGTCGGCAGCACTGATCTGTTTCGCGCGCGGCGTCAACGACACGCCCAAGCTTGCCGCGCTGCTCATCGCAGCAAACCTGTCCGGCGTCCGGCTTTCCGTGACCGCGATCGCAATCGCCATGGCGGTCGGCGGCCTGCTGTTCGCCAGGCGCGTGGCCGAAACGATGAGCCGCCGCGTCACGCGCATGAACCATACGCAGGGAGTCGCTGCGAACCTGATCACCGCTGTCCTGGTGCTCGGCGCGAGCCAGTTGGGCTGGCCGGTTTCGACAACTCACGTCTCGGTGGGTTCCATCGCTGGCGTGGGCGCCGGGGCGCATACCCTGAATTGGGAGACGCTACGCAACATTCTTTTGTCGTGGATCGCAA
This genomic stretch from Massilia putida harbors:
- the mtnP gene encoding S-methyl-5'-thioadenosine phosphorylase, encoding MLAIIGGTGVYQLDGIESLETLQVTTPFGPPSSAILRGRFGRHPVLFLARHGEQHQLLPHEVNYRANVYALKALGATQIVGISAVGSLREEIAPGELALPAQYFDWTRGRRASTFFGEGVAAHVSTANPVSGELVRWIAAHARRLGISLHTGATYACVEGPRLGTRAESQFLRQAGCDLVGMTNVPEAFLAREAQICYATIGIATDYDCWMEDPSKHVTVSAIFTLYRESLKKVRLLLESMLADELPAEEPEIRGALSHAMLTPEAALSDAHKEWLEVLRR
- a CDS encoding zf-HC2 domain-containing protein, with product MMSCKLATHLLSQQLDRKLSRRETMSLNFHLMMCRGCTNFKENMAFLREACEFVAGEAAIEKI
- a CDS encoding inorganic phosphate transporter; its protein translation is MAIILMVALCLAFWNGANDNFKGFATAWGSETLSYRKALLMATLATVGGSLMSMVLAHELAQQFSGKGLLPDAIVSGPRFLLSVGIGAALTVVIATRAGLPISTTHALIGGLVGAGLAASPNQVQFGRLWNTFLLPLLFSPIVAALMGMLAYRLILRPLQQECVCVQMPQPELSTTGEAALSVTESFLVIDKEVVCDALPAPVIRWSIARFLDHLHSASAALICFARGVNDTPKLAALLIAANLSGVRLSVTAIAIAMAVGGLLFARRVAETMSRRVTRMNHTQGVAANLITAVLVLGASQLGWPVSTTHVSVGSIAGVGAGAHTLNWETLRNILLSWIATLPLAAGTAWVAMTLF
- a CDS encoding TIGR04283 family arsenosugar biosynthesis glycosyltransferase yields the protein MKLSIIVPVLDEARQMPALLESLAPFRSRNVQVVLVDGGSADGSAELAERAGFHVVRSAKGRALQMNAGAAAASGDVFLFLHADTRLPACADALVLKAIMASTRAWGRFDVQIDGRPAMLALVGFMMNWRSRLTGVATGDQAMFVRRDTFREVGGFPLQPLMEDIELSRRLKRISTPLCLRACVKTSGLRWETRGVWPTILLMCTLRLRYWLGAPAERLAKAYR
- a CDS encoding DUF3047 domain-containing protein, producing MYKNIIVAIGLSVASAAGASGLALPAFSTMAVGGAIDGWQLVRPAPKANDTRYSLTSDAGVAVLKAEADHSMSGLIHSVRVDVRQTPLLRWRWKIGAPVRTADMRQKNGDDYAARIYVLFDYPAEKLPFGTRAKLKLAETLYGQKIPTAALNYVWDNRYPVGTIQPNAYTDRARMVVVETGSARAGEWITETRDLAADFRAAFGEEAPDVVAIALATDTDNTGESAVAWYGDIELLPRK
- a CDS encoding FAD-dependent oxidoreductase, coding for MKTNRIAILLLIAAAVAAYFIFDLGRYANLGFLKSSQDALRASYDAHPMQSIAAFAALYILATALSVPGAALMTLAGGAIFGLGLGALIVSFAASIGATLAFLASRHLLRDWVRARFGRKLDTIDHGVERDGPFYLFTLRLVPLFPFFAINLLMGLTPLRTWTYYWVSQLGMLPGTLLYVNAGTQLARVRSVHDILSPTLLGSLVLIGLLPLMANKVLQASKARKIYRKWTRPRSFDRNLVVIGAGAAGLVTAYIAAAVKARVTLVESGKMGGDCLNYGCVPSKALIRSARFVHQARQAPSLGIASADLEVDFADIMARVQRVIRTIAPHDSVERYQQLGVDVMRGHARIVSPWEVEIDGKVLTTRAIVIATGARPIVPPIPGLDDVGYLTSDTLWTLTTLPKRLVVLGGGPIGCELAQAFARLGSQVTQVEKSARLLAREDPEVSALVERALTADGVTVLTGYQAVRCQREPDGGKTLLVERADSEGKGETATAIGFDVLLCAVGRVARTEGFGLEELGIPTTQKKTIETDAWLQTLFPNIYACGDVAGPYQFTHTAAHQAWYAAVNALFGGIKRFKSDYSVIPWCTFTDPEVARVGLSETEAREQQVEYEVTRFDLAELDRAVAEEAPRGFVKVLTVPGKDKILGATIVGEHAGDLMAEYVLAMKHGIGLNKILGTIHIYPTLAEANNYAAGEWKRAHAPQRLLAWAARFHAWRRRANMSLENP
- a CDS encoding methyltransferase domain-containing protein — its product is MHDLVQDYYGRQLQSSADLKTTACCDISQVPAWLKPLLARIHPEVLSRYYGCGLVCPPLLRGCRVLDLGCGSGRDVYALAQLVGPEGEVVGVDMTKAQLEVAERHHAHQHAAFGFDNVRFIHGYIERLDELGLEPGSFDVIVSNCVVNLSPDKDAVFAGVHRLLKQGGEFYFSDVYADRRVPPAVRNDPVLYGECLGGALYWNDFLRLAQSHGLADPRLVDDRPLAVADSELAARTGNIRFFSATYRLFKLDGLESACEDYGQAVVYRGGIPDYEHRFVLDKHHDIEAGRVFPVCGNTWRMLHDTRFRAHFDFIGDFSRHHGLFTGCGGGQPFDDSVASTSGACC
- a CDS encoding TIGR04282 family arsenosugar biosynthesis glycosyltransferase — its product is MNSSCALIVFAKAPIPGYAKTRLARVIGNEAAARLAGRMLVETVNNAVAADVGPVELCCAPDESHPAFLGAAATHGLALTPQGTGDLGVRMHRALERTLRAYPRALLIGTDAPGLGPQQLRDAARLLRSHQAVFGPAADGGYVLVGLSAPHPGLFEEIEWSTPRVMAQTRERAAQLGLALGELPTLADVDEPADLIHVPKEWLE
- the arsS gene encoding arsenosugar biosynthesis radical SAM (seleno)protein ArsS (Some members of this family are selenoproteins.); translated protein: MHATLPLLRATDFPALRRKTLDALQVNLGYRCNQTCQHCHVNAGPNRKEMMDGDTVDLVLQVLRARRLSTLDLTGGAPEMNEHFRRLVRGARGLGVRVIDRCNLTILSEPGHEDLAEFLAGQQVEVTASLPCYSQANVDKQRGDGVFERSIGALQRLNSLGYARAGSGLILNLVYNPQGPALPPGQHQLEADYKRELDSHFGIEFNQLFVLANMPIQRFGSMLISKGQFSAYMRLLKDNYSAANVGAVMCRTLVSVDWQGYLYDCDFNQMLNLPLRLDDSMRPHLRDLLGHDVDGQPIVVADHCYGCTAGQGSSCGGALAA